The nucleotide window TACTGGCAGAAGGGGGAAGGTATGTGAAGTTACACTACGGTACAAAGCCGGAGTTCCATACCGGTTAATAGATTCGATTATCCTGTCAAGACCTGAGCATTACCTCTCCATCTACCAGTCGGGCTGCAACTTCGAGTGTAAGAAATGCCATTCGTGGCGCTTCACACAGAATGCCGTGGGTGAATGGATGTGCCCTGAGGATATAGCAGGAGCAGTAGAGAGATACATGAGTAGTCTGGAAATAACATTTGTGAAACGAGAACACGCCACGAGCTGGCATGCACATGAGCTCTGTAGATCCTGTGGCAGTTGCGTTCTGAGCGGTGTGAGGGGCGAGAACTGCCCCGGTGTGCTCAGTCGCGATAAGATCATGCTGAGTGAACAGGGTTGGGGTCCTGCCCGTAACATAGTCGCTTTCACCGGTGGCGACCTGCTCTGTCAGCCTGACTTCTATGTGAGGTCTGCAGAATTGATTAAGGAGCGAAACGAGCGTATATGGATTCTCATGGAAACCAATGGCTATGGGCTCACACCTGCCAACCTTGACCGGTATCAACAAGCGGGCATAGACTCATTCTGGCTCGATATCAAAGCGTTTGATGATGAGGTGCACCGAAGGCTTACCGGCGTATCCAACAACCGCATCTTGAAACTGCCAGCAGAGCTGAAAGACCGGGGATTTGTTCTTGAGGTCTCCTCTTTATTTATTCCCCGATGGGTTGAGACTTCACAAATAGCCAGTATCGCTC belongs to Methanophagales archaeon and includes:
- a CDS encoding radical SAM protein — protein: MQCELAKQGFEPGSCQVFDFSTGRRGKVCEVTLRYKAGVPYRLIDSIILSRPEHYLSIYQSGCNFECKKCHSWRFTQNAVGEWMCPEDIAGAVERYMSSLEITFVKREHATSWHAHELCRSCGSCVLSGVRGENCPGVLSRDKIMLSEQGWGPARNIVAFTGGDLLCQPDFYVRSAELIKERNERIWILMETNGYGLTPANLDRYQQAGIDSFWLDIKAFDDEVHRRLTGVSNNRILKLPAELKDRGFVLEVSSLFIPRWVETSQIASIARTIASVDADMPFTILAFFPEYRMRDVPVPNLGEMIEAYNAARDAGLRRVKLGNLHLFVHTRAEYALLKEQIGLQVI